In Methanoregula sp., the sequence CCACTCCCGGGCCTGTGCAAGTGACTGCATCGCCTTATCATGTGAGGCAGCAACCTTTCGCAGGAGTCCGCGTTCGTAACATTCATCAAGTCGTGTCAGGTGAATCACCTTCGAGCGTGATCGCTTGTTTCACAAACGACCGGTAAAATGGTTCATCAGAATCTTTCATGCCGGCAATCTTCTCCCGGGTGAGAACCAGGACATGGACTTCAGCGGAAAGTGCACGCGAGATATCCCGCTCCAGCTCTGCAACCATAATTCCTGTTGGCAGATTTTTTGTATAAACCCAGATATCGATATCGCTTTCTTCCGTGTTTGTCCCTTCAGCCCAGCTCCCGTACAGGCCGATGCCGGAAGCCCATGCCGGTTTTTTGCCCACCGCGGTGATCCGATCAATATTCAGGAGACGTTTTATCGCAACGGTCAGCGGGGAAAACTTCAACTGGTACGTGCGGTCGTTCTTCTCCAGGAGTCCGTCGCGTGCGAGCTGGGCAAGATACGGGGACACGAGTCCTTTTGACAGCCCGGTCTTTGATGCGAGCTGCTGCACGGTGCAGGAAGGTACGTTGAGAGCAGCATGGAGCAGGGTTACGCGTTCTGCTGTCCGGAAGAGCGCTGAGAGATCATGCAGTTCGTTCATAGTTCCTGAACAATAGGTTCACGTTTCATGAACAAAATGTTTGTGATCCGTGAACAACTATGGGCGCGATAGTGCCATTCATTGTCTGCGAGAGAGGTGATCAGCCTTGTTACCTGGTAAAAATATCTCCGTCGTAGAGGATCATGATCGCGTGGATAATTCTGTTGGCAGGACCTGATTTAATTGCACAAAATTGAGAATTATAGATCCCCTTTTCCAGAAAAAGCCCATTTTGAGGGATTCAGACAAAAATACGGCATATACTAGCCTGAAAAATATCCCTAATAGATCC encodes:
- a CDS encoding nucleotidyltransferase domain-containing protein; protein product: MNELHDLSALFRTAERVTLLHAALNVPSCTVQQLASKTGLSKGLVSPYLAQLARDGLLEKNDRTYQLKFSPLTVAIKRLLNIDRITAVGKKPAWASGIGLYGSWAEGTNTEESDIDIWVYTKNLPTGIMVAELERDISRALSAEVHVLVLTREKIAGMKDSDEPFYRSFVKQAITLEGDSPDTT